The region AAAATTAGGAATTTTAAGTGAGCTTATTCGAAAAGAGTGTCTATAATATTTAATAATAAGTGAAAATTTGCATTTTTTAAGTTTAGAGATATAAAACAATGTTACTTAAATTTAATAAATAATTACATAAAGGTAGCAAGCACCCTTAGTATGCCAATTTGCATTGAATTGTTATAATTTTAAATTAGCTCGGTTTGCGCATACTACTGGTTTTAGTTGAACGCGGTTTATCTGCGGTTAACCGCGTAGGTTTTCGTGTTGTTGTTTTTGCCGCACTAGCAGTTGTGGCTTGTGCTATACTGGCGGTTTTGCTTGAGCCATTACCACCCATAAGTTCGGCTTCAGCTTGAAACCAATCATTCTGGTCGTTACCATCGCTGCCACCACGGCTTAAATATAATTCATAAGCTCGGCGGGCAACTGCATCATAATCTGGGCTTGAGTTGGTAGACATGGTTTTTGTGCTCCTGAAGAAACGCTTTACACCCTAATTCGCGCTGCAACACCTCAAGTAGCTCACCACAATATTAATAACCTAAATACATTAATAGCATTGATTGGGCGCCAGTCAAGCAACGTATTGGTACTTCAAGAAGATAAAATGATTATTTATAAATTATCAGGGGGTGTCCCTAAATATTTAAGTCATTTTTACGACAATATTGCTAATGACATTAGCAGCTTCATCAGCACGATCGGCAGCATTAGATAAATGTCGATAAATTTCGCGAGTTTTCATCATATTTACAATGTTTTCAGCTTCTGCAGGTCCTGCAAATAATTCAGCAATAGCTTCACGATAAGTTTTTTCCATATCATTTTCGATACGTTTAGCTTCACGAGCATGATCGTTAGCTACACTTGGATGTTTCTCTAGACGCTGAAAAGCCAGTAACATTTCTCGTGAAGCATCTAGTAAATGCTGTGCCATTTTGCACATATGCTCATTTGGTTTTACCGCAAGCATGTTCATTTCATGTACTGTTGAGTGAGCATAATCGAGCACGTCATCAACTGCGCGAGACAATTCGTAAATATCTTCACGGTCAAACGGGGTAACAAAAGTACGATTTAGTTCATCAACTAGCATACGGCGAACTTCATCAGCATCTTTTTCTGCAATATTCACTTTCTCTTCATGTTCCGTACAAGGAGATTGCATATATGCAACCAATCCCTCTAAACCAATTACGTTAAGTTCGGCTTGCCGGGCCAAGTTATAAATAAAATAATCTTGTTTTGAGCGAAATAAGCTCACAAAAACCTCCGTACAATAAAATAAACAACAACAGCAATTAATGCCGAAGACGGAATACTAATAATCCAAGTCAAGAATATTTGTTTTCCGACCCCCCAGCGTACTTTAGAGAAACGCTCTGCACTACCGGTACCCATCACGGAACTTGCTACGACTTGCGTAGTACTAACCGGGCCTCCAAATATTGAAGCACCTAGAATTACTGCCGCTGAACTTAATTGAATAGCAAAACCATGTACTGGTCTAATCTTATAAAGACCCCCACCAAGAGTACGAATTAATCGCCAACCACCAATTGCAGTTCCTAAAGCGATTGTACCAGCACTTAGGGCAACAACCCAAATTGGTATTTTAAATTCACTTAGCATGCCACCGGCAAATAGAGCCATTGTGATCATACCCATAGTTTTTTGAGCATCATTGCTACCGTGCGACAAAGCTAAGCTGATAGCGGTAATTATTTGCCCACGTTTAAATAACCAGTTTATTTTTGGCGTTGCT is a window of Deltaproteobacteria bacterium DNA encoding:
- a CDS encoding DUF47 family protein — encoded protein: MSLFRSKQDYFIYNLARQAELNVIGLEGLVAYMQSPCTEHEEKVNIAEKDADEVRRMLVDELNRTFVTPFDREDIYELSRAVDDVLDYAHSTVHEMNMLAVKPNEHMCKMAQHLLDASREMLLAFQRLEKHPSVANDHAREAKRIENDMEKTYREAIAELFAGPAEAENIVNMMKTREIYRHLSNAADRADEAANVISNIVVKMT
- a CDS encoding DUF2934 domain-containing protein — encoded protein: MSTNSSPDYDAVARRAYELYLSRGGSDGNDQNDWFQAEAELMGGNGSSKTASIAQATTASAAKTTTRKPTRLTADKPRSTKTSSMRKPS